From Archaeoglobus sulfaticallidus PM70-1:
GCCAACATCCTGATGCCTTTCGGGAATCTGATAATCAAGAAACTCAAGGAGATTGAGAGCCTTCAGATACCCATCAGGATGATAGCACCAAGTCATGGCGTTATATGGAGAAATCCGGAAAGGATAATCAACGCTTACAAAGAGTGGGCGGAATTCAAGACAGAGGATAAGGTTGTTATCGTTTACGATACGATGTGGCACAGCACAGAAAAGCTCGCGAGGGCTTTGGCAGATGGTGCAGCCTCTGCTGGAGCCAAGGTCAGAATGTTTCACATAAGGAAGGATCCATGGGCAGCGATCATGACCGAAATTCTGGATGCTAAAGCCATAGCCGTGGGGTCTCCAACGATGCACAACACAGTATTCCCGCCAGTTGCCGGATTTCTTGCATACATGAAGGGCTTGAAGCCAAAGAACAAGATCGGCATGGCATTCGGCTCTTACGGATGGGGTGGTGGAGCAGTCAAGGAAATAAACAGGGTATTTGAAGAGCTCAAGTTTGAGGTGGTTGAACCCCTGCAGGTTAGGTTCAGGCCAACTGGTGAGGAGCTTGAAGCAGCGTTCAACGCTGGAGCCAGGCTTGGAGAGATGGTTAAGGGTTAATAGGGTTTAAAGATGATACTCGGAATCTGTGGGAGTCCGAGAAAGAAAGCTACCGAACATGTTCTCAGAGAAGCTCTGGCAATGCTTGAGAAGGATGGCATCGAAACGGAGTTCTTCACCGTCAGAAAAAAGGAGATAAGCTTCTGCCAGCACTGTGACTACTGTCTGAAAAAGAAGGAGTGCAGGATCAGGGATGACATGTATGAGCTGTATCCTTTAATGAAAGAGGCAGAGGGTTACATTTTTGCCACCCCGGTTTACAATGGTGGTGTCAGTGCACAGATCAAGGCCGTGATGGATAGAACGAGGGCCATAGTGGTGGAGAACATGGATGTTTTCAGGCACAAGATTGGCATGGCCATAGCTGTAGGGGGAGACAGAATTGGTGGACAGGAACTCGCAATTCAGCAAATTCACACATTTTTTATCCTAAACGGAATAATTCCTGTGAGTGGCGGCTTTTTTGGAGCGAATCTCGGAGCGACATTCTGGTCGAAGGATACGCTTGATGGAGTCATGGAGGATGAAGGGGGATTCAGAAGCTTGAGGAAAACTGTGAGGAGATTTAAAGAGATGTACTTCAGAATCTGCCGAGGCAACCAGAACCCGAAGTAACCAGAACAGATAAAAAATTAAATTTTATTTGAACTTGCCAAGCACATCCTTGGCTATTGTGTTCAGCTGAACCTCTTTCGTTCCTTCGTATATCTCGGTTATCTTCGAGTCTCTGTAGAACCTCTCAACATCGTACTCTCCGATGTAGCCGTAGCCTCCATGCATCTGTATCGCCTCATCGCATACCTTCACAGCCACCTTGCCAGCCATGTACTTCGCCATTGATGTCAGACCGGGATCGATTCTTCCCTGATCGTAGTTCCAGGCTGATTTGTATATCAGAAGCCTCGTACACTCAATAAGGGTTCTCAGATCGGCTATTCTGTGCTGCAAGGCCTGGAATCCACCAATCGGCTGACCGAACTGCTTTCTCTCCTTAACATACTTTACCGTTCTGTCGAAGGCACCCTGAGCTATTCCGAGAGCCTGAGCGGCAATCTCAATTCTGCTCTCATCGAAGAACTCGAGAACCTGATAGAAACCCCTGTTAAGCTGGCCGATTATGTCCTCCTCAGATACCCTCACATTCTTGAAAATCACCTCTGCTGTTGGGGAGGCTCTTATTCCCATCTTCTTGCCGATCTTGTTTGTTGATAATCCTTCAGCATCCTTCCTCACAAGGAATGTCGTGAATCCTCTGTATCTCGGTTTAGCATCTGGATCTGTTACGGCTAAAACAATGTAGTAATCGGCAATTGTGCCATTTGTGATGAATGTTTTGGTGCCATTTATTACCCATTCATCTCCATCCTTCTCAGCCTTCGTCTTTATGGCGGTTAAATCACTTCCAGCTTCCGGCTCGGTGTAGCAACCGGCAGTTATGGCCTTTCCTCCAGCAACCTTCGGCAGAACCTCACTCTTCAGATCCTCACTTCCAAACCTCATAACAACTTCCGATGAGAAATCGGAAAGAATAATTGCACTGCCGAGCGTGCTATCTGCTCTGCAGAACTCCTCAACCACGAGGACATTCTCCAGAATGCCCATTCCTGCGCCGCCATACTCTTCGGGGAAGTGTATGCCAATGAAACCAAGCTCACAAGCTTTCTTCCACAACTCAAACGGGAATTCTTCTTTCTCATCAGCCTCCTCTGCCCTCTCTTTCGTGAACTCATTTTCCGCAAACTCTCTTGCGGCTTTCTGGATATCCTTCTGCTCCTGAGTAAGTTCGAAATTAACCATATCTGCACCCCCGGATGAGAATGAATCAGGTAAACTTATATTATTTTTGATTTGAAATCGTAAGAATTTATCGGATCAATTAAATAAATATTTAAACTTTTCTTGGATCGGTTATCTCGCCATATATTGCTGTGGCTGCTGCGGTAGCTGGAGAGACAAGATAGATCTTTCCTTCCGGGCTTCCCTGCCTGCCAACGAAGTTTCGATTTGATGTTGAAACGCTGACCTCCCCATTACCTATCAGTCCAAAGCTTCCGCCCATGCATGGCCCGCATGATGGGAATTCAACTATCGCTCCAGCATCCACGAATATATCGATCAATCCGTCTTTCAGGGCTTTTCTGTATATACTCCTCGTTGCCGGTATTACGATCAGCCTTACTCCTCTGGCGACCTTTTCCCCTTCAAGCATCTCAGCAGAGATCTTTAAGTCCTCAAATCTGCCATTCGTGCATGAGCCTATGAATACCTGATCAACCTTAACACCCTCAACCTCTCCAACATCCACAACATTATCCACTCTGTGGGGTTTCGCAACCTGGGGCTCAAGTTTTGTCGCATCCAGCTCCACAATCCTCTTGTAGCTGGCATCCTCATCGCTGAAAACCCAGTCAGGGTTTTCGTAACCGTCAATAATTTCTCCCAGATAGTTTTCAGTAACCTTATCCGGCTCAATTATACCCGCTTTACCACCCATCTCTATCGCCATGTTTGCCATTGTCAGCCTCTCTGAC
This genomic window contains:
- a CDS encoding 3-isopropylmalate dehydratase large subunit, which translates into the protein MGQTLSEKIFSKASGKEVKAGEFVFAEIDRAMIHDITGPLAIKVFNEITNNGKVWDPSKIVIAFDHQVPADSINAAENHKLLRKFAKEQGILNYDVYEGIAHQIMVERGHVLPGMLVVGADSHTCMYGALGAFSTGIGSTDMGSVFALGKLWFKVPETIRFIVEGKLQKRVYSKDVILKLIGLVGADGANYCACEFTGSTVREMGMSERLTMANMAIEMGGKAGIIEPDKVTENYLGEIIDGYENPDWVFSDEDASYKRIVELDATKLEPQVAKPHRVDNVVDVGEVEGVKVDQVFIGSCTNGRFEDLKISAEMLEGEKVARGVRLIVIPATRSIYRKALKDGLIDIFVDAGAIVEFPSCGPCMGGSFGLIGNGEVSVSTSNRNFVGRQGSPEGKIYLVSPATAAATAIYGEITDPRKV
- a CDS encoding flavodoxin family protein, which produces MILGICGSPRKKATEHVLREALAMLEKDGIETEFFTVRKKEISFCQHCDYCLKKKECRIRDDMYELYPLMKEAEGYIFATPVYNGGVSAQIKAVMDRTRAIVVENMDVFRHKIGMAIAVGGDRIGGQELAIQQIHTFFILNGIIPVSGGFFGANLGATFWSKDTLDGVMEDEGGFRSLRKTVRRFKEMYFRICRGNQNPK
- a CDS encoding acyl-CoA dehydrogenase family protein; translation: MVNFELTQEQKDIQKAAREFAENEFTKERAEEADEKEEFPFELWKKACELGFIGIHFPEEYGGAGMGILENVLVVEEFCRADSTLGSAIILSDFSSEVVMRFGSEDLKSEVLPKVAGGKAITAGCYTEPEAGSDLTAIKTKAEKDGDEWVINGTKTFITNGTIADYYIVLAVTDPDAKPRYRGFTTFLVRKDAEGLSTNKIGKKMGIRASPTAEVIFKNVRVSEEDIIGQLNRGFYQVLEFFDESRIEIAAQALGIAQGAFDRTVKYVKERKQFGQPIGGFQALQHRIADLRTLIECTRLLIYKSAWNYDQGRIDPGLTSMAKYMAGKVAVKVCDEAIQMHGGYGYIGEYDVERFYRDSKITEIYEGTKEVQLNTIAKDVLGKFK
- a CDS encoding FprA family A-type flavoprotein, whose protein sequence is MKPVEVAENIYWVGAIDWDERDFHNFEIDRGATYNAYLILDDKIALVDTVKHKFYGEMMERIKKLIDPSQIDYIIANHVETDHSGSLADIKRVAKDAVVVCTKRGMEGISKHFNTNGWDFNVVKSGDELKLGKKTLMFLEMTMLHWPDSMATYVKEDELLLSNDAFGQHIASEERFDEEIGVEEAIRRAKIYYANILMPFGNLIIKKLKEIESLQIPIRMIAPSHGVIWRNPERIINAYKEWAEFKTEDKVVIVYDTMWHSTEKLARALADGAASAGAKVRMFHIRKDPWAAIMTEILDAKAIAVGSPTMHNTVFPPVAGFLAYMKGLKPKNKIGMAFGSYGWGGGAVKEINRVFEELKFEVVEPLQVRFRPTGEELEAAFNAGARLGEMVKG